Proteins encoded by one window of Armatimonadota bacterium:
- a CDS encoding cupin domain-containing protein: protein MIEVVKPQRERAGPPDRPEYFSGRVRLHHLVRPTDPGRVELIGVFFEPGARTIPHVHSTDQALYVLEGEGIVATEHERRIIRPGDVAVIPAHTWHWHGATRTSAMLHLSMRPAGPTDWTVEKKNWDDY from the coding sequence GTGATCGAGGTGGTGAAACCCCAGCGCGAGCGGGCCGGGCCCCCGGACCGGCCGGAGTATTTCTCCGGCCGCGTCCGGCTGCACCACCTGGTCCGTCCCACCGATCCCGGCAGGGTGGAGCTGATCGGCGTCTTCTTCGAGCCCGGGGCGCGGACCATCCCCCACGTGCACTCCACCGACCAGGCGCTGTATGTGCTGGAGGGCGAGGGCATCGTGGCCACGGAGCACGAGCGGCGGATCATCCGCCCCGGCGACGTCGCCGTCATCCCGGCCCACACCTGGCACTGGCACGGGGCGACGCGGACCAGCGCCATGCTGCACCTCTCCATGCGTCCCGCGGGTCCCACCGACTGGACGGTCGAGAAGAAGAACTGGGAC